One Methanospirillum lacunae genomic window, ACAATAAGGCAGATGTTTCTGGCAGCTCCCATTGTTGCTGCCATCATCAGTGTTATTGGTGCATACACCGGGGTTATGTACTCACTCCCGGTTGGACCGCTGACTGCTGTATTTTTTTCAATCATCTTTGTGGCTGCAGTGGCACTTTCACCAAAAAGAAAAGTAAATAGTCAAACATATTAACACACAATACAAAACAGTAATACTATGAAGCAGTTCATTTTAGTATGTACTGTTCTTGCACTTCTTTTTGGAGTGCCGGCAGTGTCTGCTCTTGATGTGGTGGCAACGACAAGTGTTCTCTGGGATCCAGTCAGTCAAATAGGAGGTAATGATGTACATGTCGTGTACATCGCAGATCCTACTGTATGCCCTCACCTGCAGGGAGATATTTTACCAAATTTGATCCAGAAACATGCAGATGATCTCAAATCACCAGATCTTTTCCTTGCACATAACAGTTCGATGGACACGGCAACCATGGCAGCTATTGAAAAGTTCAGGGATTCGAACGGGTATGGAAAGACGAAGTGGACTCTTCTCAAACCTGATACCGAGTGGAATACCCCTGAATCGGCAGATGCTCTTGCCGACACCGTACTTGGCTGGCTCAAGGAAGCAGATCCAAAAAATGTAACGACCTATTCAGAAAACGCAGTTAAGTATAAGGAATCCATTTCAGCAGCAGGAAATCTGACTCCGGAAGAGAAGGATGTTCTTTCAAAGAAGAATGCCATTGTGATGGCATGGCAGAAGACTCCGGTGGAAAAGTGGCTCGGAGTAAAGGTCTATGATATCTTTGCACCCGAGTTTGCATATGGTGGAAACAAGACTCCGGCAAAAGTAGTTGATTCAATCCAGAAAAACAAGGACAAAATCTACGCCCTCGATCTCGTCTCCGGTGGCGGAAAGATGTATGTTATTGAGAACATGCAGTCTGGAGAGATGGCAAAAGGGATTGAAGAAGCACTTACAGATATCGCAGTAAATGCTGATCGGGTTACTTTCACTAACTTCCCCAAGTCAGTTGACGGGGTAAATTCCATTCCTGATGTTCTTACGTATAACAAGAACCTCCTCCTGGCGTAATTAAAAAAGGGATATTCTTCTTTTTTGTTTTTTCAGTTCCAACCCAATTGGCATACACGGCTCATGAGAGAGATCTGATCACTGGTGAAATCCGGGTTATCGAATCCGGATCTAATACTGCCTTCTATATATATCATATTGGAGATGGTTTCATCTCCCTTGCAGGTAAAAAAGGTATACTTATTTTGTCGTTCGATCCCGGTTACGAAGTTCCTTTGGCGTGCAGTTCCATTCTGCAATATCATCCATATGCTTGGAATCGACCCATCCTGATTTCACCTCTTCCCGGTAATCAAACTGCTTGACATAAGGTTTGATATCAATGACCGGAGTCCCATCCAGAACATCAACCCCACCCACTTTGAGTATATTTCCATCAACCCCAAGCAGCTCCATGATTGAAAGGCCTATAGGATTAGGTCGATTAAAATGCCGGATTGCAAAGATTCCCCGTTCTTTCTCTCCGTCAAGGAATGGTTTTTGTATGAGGTTTTTGGCGGTTGCCCTGTCAAAATAATATAGCACGTAGATATGAGAGAATGATTCAATGTCTTTCAGACCATCGGCATTTTCTTCAAACACCTCAACATAACCGACAGACGGATTAAAAATTCCCTGAATCGGGGTATTATCATGTTCAGTGTGTTCAGAATGGATAACTCCGATTGGATGAAAGGTGATATCTGCATTTCTCCATTTGTTTGCGTGTTCTCGTGATAAATTCATAATTTTGTCTCCTTATTGTGTCTGGAAAAAGATTCTAAATAGTTTGTGTGATTTTTGTATCCATCAGATCATTCCTGTCATTATCTCTTCGCTGGTTTGTTCCCCGGTTGGAATGACATGAAGTGCTGACTCTTTAAAGGTAACAAATACCTCATCTCCGGGCATAAGTGAGAGTTCCTCAGAACTTGTCCTGGTTACTATGGCGATCATCCGAATCCCGGTATCGAGTACAACCCGGATAAACGGACCGGAAGGAATCAGTTCAGTTACGGTTGCCTGAAGGGTATGCCTGGCACTGGACTTGAAAGGTTGAATTGAGATGATAATATCTTCAGACCTGAGGACAGCAACTACCGGACCTCTGTGCTGCGCTGAAATTCTGATCTGAAGATCACCAAGGTTCAGGATTGAACCTGTCCCGTCCGGTATTGCTTCACCCCGGAAAATATTCTCGGTTCCACAGATCTGGGCAACATACGGAGTGCAGGGATGAGCAAAGACATCCTCCGGTTTTCCTGTCTGCACGATTGTACCATCCTGCATGATGGCTACCTTTTCAGCGAGAGCATACACATCCTCGAAATGGTGTGTGATGTGGATGATTGGGATTTTCAGGTGCTCATGTATCTTTCTGATCTCCTGCCTTAACCGTTCCCGTGTCATGGAGTCAAGAGCTGAAAGGGGTTCATCAAGGAGAAGCAGTCGGGGTTTTTGGATAAGGGCACGGGCAAGGGCTATTCGCTGAGCCTCTCCTCCTGAAAGGGTATCTGGGTTTCGATCCATAAGATGACCGATACCAAGGATACTTATCAGATCTGAAATTTTCGCCTCAGTGTCTACATTATACGCCCTTCGAATCTTTACGCTGAAAAGAATGTTCTCTTTTACAGTCAGATGGGGAAAGAGCATCAGATCCTGGTACATCATGGCAATGTTCCGATCTTTGGGTTGATCGTGTGTGATGTCATTTCCCTCAAAGAGTATTCTTCCACTGGCAGGTTTGTGAATTCCTGCAATCATCTCAAGAAGGATTGTTTTACCTGCTCCTGACGGGCCGATTATCACCCAATATTCCGGATTCTCAATATGCAGAAAGAGAGATTTGAGCTGGAAATCCCCGAGGGTAAGTGATACATTTTCAATGCGGAGCATTATATCCGGTCACTCCCTTCTGATAATCGTTCAAAGAAGAACATTGTTACTGCAGCTATTCCAAGGAGAATGCATGCCGTGGTGATGGCGATATCCAGATCTCCGGTAGCCATATTCAGGTACAGGGCAATTGGAAGTGTTTCAGAGTGCATCCGTGTTGCACCGGCAAGCATTAGAACAGCACCAAATTCTCCCATCGCTTTTGACCAGGTTATTACAAGTCCTGAAATCAGACCTGCCCGGGCCAATGGAAGAGTTACATGCCAGAAGGCCTGAAAATCAGAACATCCGAGCGTTCTTGCAATATGCTCATACCTGGGTGATATCATGGCAAATGACGATCTCATGACCCGAATCAGGTACGGGAGATTGACAAACCATTGTGCCACGATGATACCGAGCTGGGTATACACAACTGTAATCCCGAGGTCTTCAAGCCCTGTACCTATTGGAGTTCTGGCAAAAAAGAGAAGAAGTGCAACTCCGGCAACCAGTGGAGGGAGGGAGAGAGGAAGCATGAGTAGCATTATGAGGGGACGCTGACCGGAAAATCCTCCTCTGCTTAAGACATATCCGGATGGAATTGCAACAAGTGCACACAGTACAGTAGATACGACCGAAGTAATGAGAGAGAGCTGAATTGCATATCTGATCTCGGGTGATGTGAATGTCTGAATGATGCTATCCGCATTGATGAAAGTGAAGAGCCCACCAAGTACAAGAAGAGTAACTCCCCCTGAAAAAAAGGCGAGAATTGTTGTGACTGGGTAAAATATTTTATTCATCCGGATTTCCTGTCGTTCCTGGTGCCTATTTCTCACTTATTCAATCCAGGGATGATAAAAGAGAAGTGAAAAAGGAATTTGTATCATCAATCCGAAAAATTGGTTATCCCTTTCGATCTCAGGGCTGAACGTCTTTATATTGCTCGTCTCCGTATGCCGGGAATTTATACTTCTTGAAAGAATCTTTCCCTGCGTCTGATGCTACATAATCTACAAATTTCTGAGCTTTTTCAGGCTGTTTGGAGAATGTTGTGGCCCCTTCTGCTACAACGAGGACATAATCATTGACATTTTCAACTGGAATAGTGTCCATAGTCTTGTCGCTTATCTGATCCAGTGTAAGAAGTGATACATCAATAGATCCTGCATTCATAGCAGAGACGAGTTCGTTGATGGTTGAGGTTCTCACGACAACATTCTTTTCCACAGCGTCAGCAATTCCAAGGTCCTTGAAAAGTTTATCTCCAGTAGTTCCGATCGCTGTTGCTTTTATATCTCCAAGCCCAATCTTGAGACCTGGCTTTGCAAAGTCTTCAACTGAGGTGATGTTCTTAGGATTTCCTTTCTGCACTGCGACGATTGGCACATGGTATGCAATATACTGTGGTTCGCCTACGAGTCCTTTATCTTCTGCTGTTTTATACGCATCAGATCCACCTGCAATTAAAACATCTCCTTTATGGGTGATATCCATCTGACTCAAAAGAGCTCCTGATCCCTGGAAATTGTATACTACCGTGATTCCGGTCTCATTAGTAAATGTTGATCCGATCTCCTGAACCGGTTTTTTGAGACCTGCTCCCGCATAGATGAGAAGTGCTTCAGGATTCTTTGCCATCAGGTCATCAATTGAAACATTTCCACTCTGATTTGCTGATGAAGTTGCATTATCTGCTGCTAATGTCCCCGGTATGAGCAATCCTGTGATAAGGAGGCTCATACATAATAGTAAAATTGATCTCATTACCTTATCTCTCATTATTACCGTATCATAGTTACAACTTCAACATTAAAAAAGGGTGTGATTCACAGTGAGATTTCCCCAAAATTTTTTCTATGGTCTTTATGTCACGATCTTTTATCTGATATTTGTCAATATATGAACAAAAATAATTAATTTATATTTTAAATGAAACCTTAAGATTGAAGGGCAAGTGTATGTATCTTCATCTTCTTCTGAAATGAGAGTGTACGGCTCTGATATCTCGTCCGAAATAATTCAGACATAAGGGAGAAATTGTAGGATTATTAATGAGTGAACGGGTAATTCCGGTATCGGGTGATTTCAGTGAATTACCCTTTTGGAGAGATTTTTGATTTTGATTGTAAGCAGAGGTTCCTGGTTCTTTTGGAAGGATCTGCTTTTTTGATTCAAAGAAGTATACCCGGTATTATGGCCGGAAGGTATTACATTGTGGGGGATTTTAAAATTCTATCTCGAAAAGCAGATTATTGAATGTGTTAAAAAAAGAAGATGATTTAGAATCTGGAATGAGAGCCATTCCTGTTTCCATGTCGACTGAAAGAGTCTCATCTGCATTCCCTTCTATTGGGATCGCAAAGTATTGCATCATCAATGATGTGACAGGTTTCCGGATAGATCAGAAAAATTCGAAAAACTTATGCTGACTCGTGATTATGATACTCTTATAAGCATGGGTTTAGTTTGCCAGATGATTCTATCTAATGTGAGACCCGATCTCTGCAAAATTTTCATGTTATGATAATTATTCTGGTGTAATGTAATCTCTAACATACATGTAGGTCAGGTAATCTGATGGAGTTATCATGAGTAGAATATCTGTAATTTTTATTCTGGCACTTGCTTTGGCAATATCTGCAATGAGCGTATATGGTGATGAACCAGGATTTACCTCACATCAACAATTCGTGACCCAAAATGTAGGTTCTAACCCTGTTGATTTTTCGGGTGCTCCTACGTCCGGAAGAGCGCCGCTCATGGTCATGTTCTCAGATCTTTCAAAAGGAAATCCATCGGGATGGGTGTGGGATTTTGGTGACGGTTATTCATCTGGTGGTGAAGACCCGGTTCATACCTATGCAAATGGTGGGGTATACACAGTACGGTTAACTGTACAATATCCTGATGGGAGTAGTAAGACCCAGGTGAAAGAGAAATATATTCAGGTTAATCCGCTCCCACTTGAAGCAAACTTCAGTGCAGCTCCGCAATCAGGTAAGGCTCCCCTTACCGTGCAGTTCTCGGATCTCTCAACCGGGGGAATGGTCTGGTTCTGGGACTTTGGAGATGGTTCACCAGCAAGTTCGATTCCCGATCCTTCGCATACTTTCACCGGACCAGGCTCCTACTCTGTCACGCTCAAAATAAGTAATGAACAGGGAGAGAGTAAAAGTCACAAAATGGATATTCAGGTTTTATTATCAGAACCGCTATCTGCAGAATTTGTTGGAACACCGAGATCAGGTGCAGCTCCCCTCAGTGTTCAGTTTTCAGATAAGTCCAGTGGCGAGATCAGTTCCTGGATATGGGATTTCGGTGACGGTACCAGAGATTCTATTGAAAGCCCCACTCATACATACATCCACGAAGGCACATATCCTGTAACATTGACAATACGAGACAATCATGGGAACACGGATACTGAAGAGAAATTGCAATATGTATCTGTTCGTAATGAATCTCCCCTAATCGATTCAATCCCAATATCGGCAGGCTGGAATTTTGTTTCAGTTCCTAAAAATCTTGCACCTGGTAAGGATACTGCCCAGATATTTGAGCATATTGATGTTGCCGGGCATAGTGCATTGCAGTATGAACCATCCCAAGGGTGGGTTCCTCTTCTTCGGACAACTCAAATCAAACCGTTTATGGCATTCTGGATATATTCGGCAAAAACTGATTCGGTTCCACTCTCCTATGATTCAACCTCACAAAAGATACAGCCCCGGATGCTCT contains:
- a CDS encoding metal ABC transporter substrate-binding protein, which encodes MKQFILVCTVLALLFGVPAVSALDVVATTSVLWDPVSQIGGNDVHVVYIADPTVCPHLQGDILPNLIQKHADDLKSPDLFLAHNSSMDTATMAAIEKFRDSNGYGKTKWTLLKPDTEWNTPESADALADTVLGWLKEADPKNVTTYSENAVKYKESISAAGNLTPEEKDVLSKKNAIVMAWQKTPVEKWLGVKVYDIFAPEFAYGGNKTPAKVVDSIQKNKDKIYALDLVSGGGKMYVIENMQSGEMAKGIEEALTDIAVNADRVTFTNFPKSVDGVNSIPDVLTYNKNLLLA
- the tsaA gene encoding tRNA (N6-threonylcarbamoyladenosine(37)-N6)-methyltransferase TrmO, with the protein product MNLSREHANKWRNADITFHPIGVIHSEHTEHDNTPIQGIFNPSVGYVEVFEENADGLKDIESFSHIYVLYYFDRATAKNLIQKPFLDGEKERGIFAIRHFNRPNPIGLSIMELLGVDGNILKVGGVDVLDGTPVIDIKPYVKQFDYREEVKSGWVDSKHMDDIAEWNCTPKELRNRDRTTK
- a CDS encoding ABC transporter ATP-binding protein; protein product: MLRIENVSLTLGDFQLKSLFLHIENPEYWVIIGPSGAGKTILLEMIAGIHKPASGRILFEGNDITHDQPKDRNIAMMYQDLMLFPHLTVKENILFSVKIRRAYNVDTEAKISDLISILGIGHLMDRNPDTLSGGEAQRIALARALIQKPRLLLLDEPLSALDSMTRERLRQEIRKIHEHLKIPIIHITHHFEDVYALAEKVAIMQDGTIVQTGKPEDVFAHPCTPYVAQICGTENIFRGEAIPDGTGSILNLGDLQIRISAQHRGPVVAVLRSEDIIISIQPFKSSARHTLQATVTELIPSGPFIRVVLDTGIRMIAIVTRTSSEELSLMPGDEVFVTFKESALHVIPTGEQTSEEIMTGMI
- a CDS encoding ABC transporter permease; its protein translation is MNKIFYPVTTILAFFSGGVTLLVLGGLFTFINADSIIQTFTSPEIRYAIQLSLITSVVSTVLCALVAIPSGYVLSRGGFSGQRPLIMLLMLPLSLPPLVAGVALLLFFARTPIGTGLEDLGITVVYTQLGIIVAQWFVNLPYLIRVMRSSFAMISPRYEHIARTLGCSDFQAFWHVTLPLARAGLISGLVITWSKAMGEFGAVLMLAGATRMHSETLPIALYLNMATGDLDIAITTACILLGIAAVTMFFFERLSEGSDRI
- the modA gene encoding molybdate ABC transporter substrate-binding protein; this translates as MRSILLLCMSLLITGLLIPGTLAADNATSSANQSGNVSIDDLMAKNPEALLIYAGAGLKKPVQEIGSTFTNETGITVVYNFQGSGALLSQMDITHKGDVLIAGGSDAYKTAEDKGLVGEPQYIAYHVPIVAVQKGNPKNITSVEDFAKPGLKIGLGDIKATAIGTTGDKLFKDLGIADAVEKNVVVRTSTINELVSAMNAGSIDVSLLTLDQISDKTMDTIPVENVNDYVLVVAEGATTFSKQPEKAQKFVDYVASDAGKDSFKKYKFPAYGDEQYKDVQP
- a CDS encoding PKD domain-containing protein, giving the protein MSRISVIFILALALAISAMSVYGDEPGFTSHQQFVTQNVGSNPVDFSGAPTSGRAPLMVMFSDLSKGNPSGWVWDFGDGYSSGGEDPVHTYANGGVYTVRLTVQYPDGSSKTQVKEKYIQVNPLPLEANFSAAPQSGKAPLTVQFSDLSTGGMVWFWDFGDGSPASSIPDPSHTFTGPGSYSVTLKISNEQGESKSHKMDIQVLLSEPLSAEFVGTPRSGAAPLSVQFSDKSSGEISSWIWDFGDGTRDSIESPTHTYIHEGTYPVTLTIRDNHGNTDTEEKLQYVSVRNESPLIDSIPISAGWNFVSVPKNLAPGKDTAQIFEHIDVAGHSALQYEPSQGWVPLLRTTQIKPFMAFWIYSAKTDSVPLSYDSTSQKIQPRMLSQGWNAVGFSEISSVEARKALSSIRDEWQDCLGFNATLQRYDGMIVKGVNDETAVHPFEGYWVYMSKPGTISEIKT